The following coding sequences are from one Channa argus isolate prfri unplaced genomic scaffold, Channa argus male v1.0 Contig023, whole genome shotgun sequence window:
- the LOC137115700 gene encoding glucosamine-6-phosphate isomerase 2 isoform X1, with product MRLVILDDYELASEWAAKYIRNRIIQFKPSAERYFTLGLPTGSTPYGCYQKLIEYYRNGDISFKYVKTFNMDEYVGLPRAHPESYHSYMWNNFFKHIDINPTNAHILDGNAEDLDAECQAYEQKIAEAGGIELFVGGIGPDGHIAFNEPGSSLVSRTRVKTLAKDTIVANARFFGNDLAKVPTMALTVGVGTVMNAKEVMILIIGAHKAFALYKAIEEGVNHMWTVSAFQQHPRTIFVCDEDATLELRVKTVKYFKGLMHVHNKLVDPVHSIKDQ from the exons GACGACTATGAACTGGCCAGTGAGTGGGCAGCAAAATACATTCGTAACAGAATCATCCAGTTCAAGCCCTCTGCTGAAAGATACTTCACACTGGGCTTACCCACAG GGAGTACTCCTTATGGGTGTTACCAGAAGTTAATTGAGTACTACAGAAATGGAGATATTTCATTCAAATATGTGAAAACTTTCAACATGGATGAATATGTAG GTTTACCTCGTGCTCATCCAGAGAGCTACCACTCTTACATGTGGAACAACTTCTTCAAGCACATCGACATCAATCCAACCAATGCTCACATCCTGGACGGAAATGCAGAGGATCTGGATGCTGAATGTCAAGCCTATGAGCAGAAGATTGCAGAGGCTGGAGGAATAGAATTGTTTGTGGGAG GTATTGGCCCTGATGGTCACATTGCATTCAATGAGCCAGGCTCCAGCCTTGTTTCCAGGACCAGAGTGAAAACCCTGGCTAAAGACACCATTGTTGCCAATGCTCGTTTCTTTGGTAATGACCTTGCCAAGGTTCCCACCATGGCTTTGACTGTGGGAGTAGGAACTGTCATGAATGCCAAGGAG GTGATGATCCTGATCATAGGGGCGCACAAAGCGTTTGCTCTGTATAAAGCAATAGAGGAGGGAGTCAACCACATGTGGACAGTTTCCGCTTTCCAGCAGCACCCGCGCACCATATTTGTCTGTGACGAAGATGCCACCTTGGAGCTTCgagtaaaaactgtaaaatacttcAAAG GTTTAATGCATGTTCATAACAAACTGGTGGACCCAGTTCACAGTATAAAGGACCAGTAA
- the LOC137115700 gene encoding glucosamine-6-phosphate isomerase 2 isoform X2, which translates to MDEYVGLPRAHPESYHSYMWNNFFKHIDINPTNAHILDGNAEDLDAECQAYEQKIAEAGGIELFVGGIGPDGHIAFNEPGSSLVSRTRVKTLAKDTIVANARFFGNDLAKVPTMALTVGVGTVMNAKEVMILIIGAHKAFALYKAIEEGVNHMWTVSAFQQHPRTIFVCDEDATLELRVKTVKYFKGLMHVHNKLVDPVHSIKDQ; encoded by the exons ATGGATGAATATGTAG GTTTACCTCGTGCTCATCCAGAGAGCTACCACTCTTACATGTGGAACAACTTCTTCAAGCACATCGACATCAATCCAACCAATGCTCACATCCTGGACGGAAATGCAGAGGATCTGGATGCTGAATGTCAAGCCTATGAGCAGAAGATTGCAGAGGCTGGAGGAATAGAATTGTTTGTGGGAG GTATTGGCCCTGATGGTCACATTGCATTCAATGAGCCAGGCTCCAGCCTTGTTTCCAGGACCAGAGTGAAAACCCTGGCTAAAGACACCATTGTTGCCAATGCTCGTTTCTTTGGTAATGACCTTGCCAAGGTTCCCACCATGGCTTTGACTGTGGGAGTAGGAACTGTCATGAATGCCAAGGAG GTGATGATCCTGATCATAGGGGCGCACAAAGCGTTTGCTCTGTATAAAGCAATAGAGGAGGGAGTCAACCACATGTGGACAGTTTCCGCTTTCCAGCAGCACCCGCGCACCATATTTGTCTGTGACGAAGATGCCACCTTGGAGCTTCgagtaaaaactgtaaaatacttcAAAG GTTTAATGCATGTTCATAACAAACTGGTGGACCCAGTTCACAGTATAAAGGACCAGTAA